In Oncorhynchus nerka isolate Pitt River linkage group LG21, Oner_Uvic_2.0, whole genome shotgun sequence, the following are encoded in one genomic region:
- the LOC115120706 gene encoding target of Myb1 membrane trafficking protein-like isoform X1 gives MEFLIGSPFSSPVGQRIERATSAALHAEDWALNMEICDIINETDEGPKDAVRAIKKRIVGNKSFREIMLALTVLEACVKNCGHRFHVLVASQDFVEGVLVRAILPKNNPPTTLHDRVLSLIQAWADAFRSSPSLGGVVCVYEDLRRRGLEFPMTDLDALSPIHTPLRSIPENDSSVTVPAPPPQSQTPRGLAASSPTQAALTAVPPQLSDGPISISPEQAQKLRVDLALVRGNLTVMTEMLNQLTPGQSPQEDSELLQQLYQVCREMQSRVVELIPRLLDEGLIEELLVVNDDLNNAFLRYDRFDRLNKAQRTATEQTPARAANLIDLSPVPQSLSQPATTSVAASQPAFSAPSNQRQAANHTCLCASGAPEEDEFDMFAQTRGSSLADQRKSMRYEDPGAVEGLAGALDTRLQVTGAIPSSKPGPKNSTLGDIDRWLSADTETQPEAGDREGLTSEEFDKFLEERAKVADHIPSTHSLPPVSSRPPPQSARPQERSHDQLFSL, from the exons AACGAGCCACCAGCGCCGCGCTGCATGCAGAGGACTGGGCCCTTAACATGGAGATATGTGACATCATCAACGAGACCGACGAAGG ACCCAAAGATGCAGTTAGAGCCATAAAGAAGAGGATTGTTGGTAATAAGAGCTTCAGGGAGATCATGTTGGCTCTGACA GTTCTGGAGGCATGTGTAAAGAACTGTGGCCACCGGTTCCATGTTCTAGTGGCGTCCCAGGACTTTGTGGAGGGGGTTCTGGTCCGAGCCATCCTGCCCAAGAACAACCCTCCCACCACCCTGCACGACCGGGTGCTGAGCCTCATACAG gcgTGGGCCGATGCGTTCCGtagctctccctctctgggaggtGTGGTCTGTGTGTACGAGGATCTGAGGAGGCGGGGCCTGGAGTTCCCTATGACCGACCTGGACGCCCTCTCCCCCATCCACACCCCCCTCAGG AGCATTCCAGAGAACGACTCCTCTGTTACAGTGCCAGCTCCACCACCTCAGAGTCAGACTCCCCGTGGCCTTGCTGCCTCGTCCCCTACCCAGGCTGCACTGACTGCCGTGCCCCCGCAACTCAGCGATGgacccatctccatctctcctgaaCAG GCCCAGAAGCTGAGAGTTGACCTGGCTCTGGTCAGGGGGAACCTGACTGTGATGACTGAGATGTTGAACCAGTTGACGCCTGGACAGAGCCCGCAGGAGGACTCGGAGCTACTGCAg CAGTTGTACCAGGTGTGCAGGGAGATGCAGAGCCGTGTGGTGGAGCTGATCCCCAGGCTGCTGGACGAGGGCCTCATAGAGGAGCTGCTGGTCGTCAACGATGACTTAAACAATGCCTTCCTCCGCTACGACAG GTTTGACAGACTCAATAAGGCCCAGAGAACAGCTACAGAGCAG ACTCCTGCCAGGGCGGCCAACCTCATTGACCTCAGCCCTGTGCCCCAGTCCCTCAGCCAACCAGCAACCACCTCTGTGGCCGCCAGCCAACCCGCATTCAGCGCTCCCTCCAATCAGAGGCAGGCAGCCAACCACA CCTGTCTCTGTGCGTCAGGTGCACCAGAGGAGGATGAGTTTGACATGTTTGCCCAGACCAGGGGCAGCTCTCTGGCCGATCAGAGGAAGAG tatgcGGTACGAGGACCCAGGAGCAGTGGAAGGACTGGCTGGAGCCCTGGACACCAGGTTACAGGTCACTGGAGCG atTCCTTCGTCTAAGCCTGGCCCTAAGAACTCCACCCTGGGAGACATTGACAGATGGCTGTCTGCGGACACAGAAACG CAACCAGAGGCTGGGGACAGGGAAGGGCTGACCAGTGAGG aGTTTGACAAGTTTCTGGAGGAAAGGGCGAAGGTGGCCGACCACATTCCCTCAACACACAGCCTGCCCCCCGTCTCGTCCAGGCCCCCGCCTCAATCCGCCCGGCCACAGGAGAGGTCCCATGACCAGCTTTTCTCACTCTGA
- the LOC115120706 gene encoding target of Myb1 membrane trafficking protein-like isoform X2, with protein sequence MEFLIGSPFSSPVGQRIERATSAALHAEDWALNMEICDIINETDEGPKDAVRAIKKRIVGNKSFREIMLALTVLEACVKNCGHRFHVLVASQDFVEGVLVRAILPKNNPPTTLHDRVLSLIQAWADAFRSSPSLGGVVCVYEDLRRRGLEFPMTDLDALSPIHTPLRSIPENDSSVTVPAPPPQSQTPRGLAASSPTQAALTAVPPQLSDGPISISPEQAQKLRVDLALVRGNLTVMTEMLNQLTPGQSPQEDSELLQQLYQVCREMQSRVVELIPRLLDEGLIEELLVVNDDLNNAFLRYDRFDRLNKAQRTATEQQTPARAANLIDLSPVPQSLSQPATTSVAASQPAFSAPSNQRQAANHSAPEEDEFDMFAQTRGSSLADQRKSMRYEDPGAVEGLAGALDTRLQVTGAIPSSKPGPKNSTLGDIDRWLSADTETQPEAGDREGLTSEEFDKFLEERAKVADHIPSTHSLPPVSSRPPPQSARPQERSHDQLFSL encoded by the exons AACGAGCCACCAGCGCCGCGCTGCATGCAGAGGACTGGGCCCTTAACATGGAGATATGTGACATCATCAACGAGACCGACGAAGG ACCCAAAGATGCAGTTAGAGCCATAAAGAAGAGGATTGTTGGTAATAAGAGCTTCAGGGAGATCATGTTGGCTCTGACA GTTCTGGAGGCATGTGTAAAGAACTGTGGCCACCGGTTCCATGTTCTAGTGGCGTCCCAGGACTTTGTGGAGGGGGTTCTGGTCCGAGCCATCCTGCCCAAGAACAACCCTCCCACCACCCTGCACGACCGGGTGCTGAGCCTCATACAG gcgTGGGCCGATGCGTTCCGtagctctccctctctgggaggtGTGGTCTGTGTGTACGAGGATCTGAGGAGGCGGGGCCTGGAGTTCCCTATGACCGACCTGGACGCCCTCTCCCCCATCCACACCCCCCTCAGG AGCATTCCAGAGAACGACTCCTCTGTTACAGTGCCAGCTCCACCACCTCAGAGTCAGACTCCCCGTGGCCTTGCTGCCTCGTCCCCTACCCAGGCTGCACTGACTGCCGTGCCCCCGCAACTCAGCGATGgacccatctccatctctcctgaaCAG GCCCAGAAGCTGAGAGTTGACCTGGCTCTGGTCAGGGGGAACCTGACTGTGATGACTGAGATGTTGAACCAGTTGACGCCTGGACAGAGCCCGCAGGAGGACTCGGAGCTACTGCAg CAGTTGTACCAGGTGTGCAGGGAGATGCAGAGCCGTGTGGTGGAGCTGATCCCCAGGCTGCTGGACGAGGGCCTCATAGAGGAGCTGCTGGTCGTCAACGATGACTTAAACAATGCCTTCCTCCGCTACGACAG GTTTGACAGACTCAATAAGGCCCAGAGAACAGCTACAGAGCAG CAGACTCCTGCCAGGGCGGCCAACCTCATTGACCTCAGCCCTGTGCCCCAGTCCCTCAGCCAACCAGCAACCACCTCTGTGGCCGCCAGCCAACCCGCATTCAGCGCTCCCTCCAATCAGAGGCAGGCAGCCAACCACA GTGCACCAGAGGAGGATGAGTTTGACATGTTTGCCCAGACCAGGGGCAGCTCTCTGGCCGATCAGAGGAAGAG tatgcGGTACGAGGACCCAGGAGCAGTGGAAGGACTGGCTGGAGCCCTGGACACCAGGTTACAGGTCACTGGAGCG atTCCTTCGTCTAAGCCTGGCCCTAAGAACTCCACCCTGGGAGACATTGACAGATGGCTGTCTGCGGACACAGAAACG CAACCAGAGGCTGGGGACAGGGAAGGGCTGACCAGTGAGG aGTTTGACAAGTTTCTGGAGGAAAGGGCGAAGGTGGCCGACCACATTCCCTCAACACACAGCCTGCCCCCCGTCTCGTCCAGGCCCCCGCCTCAATCCGCCCGGCCACAGGAGAGGTCCCATGACCAGCTTTTCTCACTCTGA
- the LOC115120706 gene encoding target of Myb1 membrane trafficking protein-like isoform X3, with translation MEFLIGSPFSSPVGQRIERATSAALHAEDWALNMEICDIINETDEGPKDAVRAIKKRIVGNKSFREIMLALTVLEACVKNCGHRFHVLVASQDFVEGVLVRAILPKNNPPTTLHDRVLSLIQAWADAFRSSPSLGGVVCVYEDLRRRGLEFPMTDLDALSPIHTPLRSIPENDSSVTVPAPPPQSQTPRGLAASSPTQAALTAVPPQLSDGPISISPEQAQKLRVDLALVRGNLTVMTEMLNQLTPGQSPQEDSELLQQLYQVCREMQSRVVELIPRLLDEGLIEELLVVNDDLNNAFLRYDRFDRLNKAQRTATEQTPARAANLIDLSPVPQSLSQPATTSVAASQPAFSAPSNQRQAANHSAPEEDEFDMFAQTRGSSLADQRKSMRYEDPGAVEGLAGALDTRLQVTGAIPSSKPGPKNSTLGDIDRWLSADTETQPEAGDREGLTSEEFDKFLEERAKVADHIPSTHSLPPVSSRPPPQSARPQERSHDQLFSL, from the exons AACGAGCCACCAGCGCCGCGCTGCATGCAGAGGACTGGGCCCTTAACATGGAGATATGTGACATCATCAACGAGACCGACGAAGG ACCCAAAGATGCAGTTAGAGCCATAAAGAAGAGGATTGTTGGTAATAAGAGCTTCAGGGAGATCATGTTGGCTCTGACA GTTCTGGAGGCATGTGTAAAGAACTGTGGCCACCGGTTCCATGTTCTAGTGGCGTCCCAGGACTTTGTGGAGGGGGTTCTGGTCCGAGCCATCCTGCCCAAGAACAACCCTCCCACCACCCTGCACGACCGGGTGCTGAGCCTCATACAG gcgTGGGCCGATGCGTTCCGtagctctccctctctgggaggtGTGGTCTGTGTGTACGAGGATCTGAGGAGGCGGGGCCTGGAGTTCCCTATGACCGACCTGGACGCCCTCTCCCCCATCCACACCCCCCTCAGG AGCATTCCAGAGAACGACTCCTCTGTTACAGTGCCAGCTCCACCACCTCAGAGTCAGACTCCCCGTGGCCTTGCTGCCTCGTCCCCTACCCAGGCTGCACTGACTGCCGTGCCCCCGCAACTCAGCGATGgacccatctccatctctcctgaaCAG GCCCAGAAGCTGAGAGTTGACCTGGCTCTGGTCAGGGGGAACCTGACTGTGATGACTGAGATGTTGAACCAGTTGACGCCTGGACAGAGCCCGCAGGAGGACTCGGAGCTACTGCAg CAGTTGTACCAGGTGTGCAGGGAGATGCAGAGCCGTGTGGTGGAGCTGATCCCCAGGCTGCTGGACGAGGGCCTCATAGAGGAGCTGCTGGTCGTCAACGATGACTTAAACAATGCCTTCCTCCGCTACGACAG GTTTGACAGACTCAATAAGGCCCAGAGAACAGCTACAGAGCAG ACTCCTGCCAGGGCGGCCAACCTCATTGACCTCAGCCCTGTGCCCCAGTCCCTCAGCCAACCAGCAACCACCTCTGTGGCCGCCAGCCAACCCGCATTCAGCGCTCCCTCCAATCAGAGGCAGGCAGCCAACCACA GTGCACCAGAGGAGGATGAGTTTGACATGTTTGCCCAGACCAGGGGCAGCTCTCTGGCCGATCAGAGGAAGAG tatgcGGTACGAGGACCCAGGAGCAGTGGAAGGACTGGCTGGAGCCCTGGACACCAGGTTACAGGTCACTGGAGCG atTCCTTCGTCTAAGCCTGGCCCTAAGAACTCCACCCTGGGAGACATTGACAGATGGCTGTCTGCGGACACAGAAACG CAACCAGAGGCTGGGGACAGGGAAGGGCTGACCAGTGAGG aGTTTGACAAGTTTCTGGAGGAAAGGGCGAAGGTGGCCGACCACATTCCCTCAACACACAGCCTGCCCCCCGTCTCGTCCAGGCCCCCGCCTCAATCCGCCCGGCCACAGGAGAGGTCCCATGACCAGCTTTTCTCACTCTGA
- the LOC115120706 gene encoding target of Myb1 membrane trafficking protein-like isoform X6 encodes MEFLIGSPFSSPVGQRIERATSAALHAEDWALNMEICDIINETDEGPKDAVRAIKKRIVGNKSFREIMLALTVLEACVKNCGHRFHVLVASQDFVEGVLVRAILPKNNPPTTLHDRVLSLIQAWADAFRSSPSLGGVVCVYEDLRRRGLEFPMTDLDALSPIHTPLRSIPENDSSVTVPAPPPQSQTPRGLAASSPTQAALTAVPPQLSDGPISISPEQAQKLRVDLALVRGNLTVMTEMLNQLTPGQSPQEDSELLQQLYQVCREMQSRVVELIPRLLDEGLIEELLVVNDDLNNAFLRYDRFDRLNKAQRTATEQQTPARAANLIDLSPVPQSLSQPATTSVAASQPAFSAPSNQRQAANHTCLCASGAPEEDEFDMFAQTRGSSLADQRKSMRYEDPGAVEGLAGALDTRLQVTGAIPSSKPGPKNSTLGDIDRWLSADTETQPEAGDREGLTSEEFDKFLEERAKVADHIPSTHSLPPVSSRPPPQSARPQERSHDQLFSL; translated from the exons AACGAGCCACCAGCGCCGCGCTGCATGCAGAGGACTGGGCCCTTAACATGGAGATATGTGACATCATCAACGAGACCGACGAAGG ACCCAAAGATGCAGTTAGAGCCATAAAGAAGAGGATTGTTGGTAATAAGAGCTTCAGGGAGATCATGTTGGCTCTGACA GTTCTGGAGGCATGTGTAAAGAACTGTGGCCACCGGTTCCATGTTCTAGTGGCGTCCCAGGACTTTGTGGAGGGGGTTCTGGTCCGAGCCATCCTGCCCAAGAACAACCCTCCCACCACCCTGCACGACCGGGTGCTGAGCCTCATACAG gcgTGGGCCGATGCGTTCCGtagctctccctctctgggaggtGTGGTCTGTGTGTACGAGGATCTGAGGAGGCGGGGCCTGGAGTTCCCTATGACCGACCTGGACGCCCTCTCCCCCATCCACACCCCCCTCAGG AGCATTCCAGAGAACGACTCCTCTGTTACAGTGCCAGCTCCACCACCTCAGAGTCAGACTCCCCGTGGCCTTGCTGCCTCGTCCCCTACCCAGGCTGCACTGACTGCCGTGCCCCCGCAACTCAGCGATGgacccatctccatctctcctgaaCAG GCCCAGAAGCTGAGAGTTGACCTGGCTCTGGTCAGGGGGAACCTGACTGTGATGACTGAGATGTTGAACCAGTTGACGCCTGGACAGAGCCCGCAGGAGGACTCGGAGCTACTGCAg CAGTTGTACCAGGTGTGCAGGGAGATGCAGAGCCGTGTGGTGGAGCTGATCCCCAGGCTGCTGGACGAGGGCCTCATAGAGGAGCTGCTGGTCGTCAACGATGACTTAAACAATGCCTTCCTCCGCTACGACAG GTTTGACAGACTCAATAAGGCCCAGAGAACAGCTACAGAGCAG CAGACTCCTGCCAGGGCGGCCAACCTCATTGACCTCAGCCCTGTGCCCCAGTCCCTCAGCCAACCAGCAACCACCTCTGTGGCCGCCAGCCAACCCGCATTCAGCGCTCCCTCCAATCAGAGGCAGGCAGCCAACCACA CCTGTCTCTGTGCGTCAGGTGCACCAGAGGAGGATGAGTTTGACATGTTTGCCCAGACCAGGGGCAGCTCTCTGGCCGATCAGAGGAAGAG tatgcGGTACGAGGACCCAGGAGCAGTGGAAGGACTGGCTGGAGCCCTGGACACCAGGTTACAGGTCACTGGAGCG atTCCTTCGTCTAAGCCTGGCCCTAAGAACTCCACCCTGGGAGACATTGACAGATGGCTGTCTGCGGACACAGAAACG CAACCAGAGGCTGGGGACAGGGAAGGGCTGACCAGTGAGG aGTTTGACAAGTTTCTGGAGGAAAGGGCGAAGGTGGCCGACCACATTCCCTCAACACACAGCCTGCCCCCCGTCTCGTCCAGGCCCCCGCCTCAATCCGCCCGGCCACAGGAGAGGTCCCATGACCAGCTTTTCTCACTCTGA
- the LOC115120706 gene encoding target of Myb1 membrane trafficking protein-like isoform X5, with protein MEFLIGSPFSSPVGQRIERATSAALHAEDWALNMEICDIINETDEGPKDAVRAIKKRIVGNKSFREIMLALTVLEACVKNCGHRFHVLVASQDFVEGVLVRAILPKNNPPTTLHDRVLSLIQAWADAFRSSPSLGGVVCVYEDLRRRGLEFPMTDLDALSPIHTPLRSIPENDSSVTVPAPPPQSQTPRGLAASSPTQAALTAVPPQLSDGPISISPEQAQKLRVDLALVRGNLTVMTEMLNQLTPGQSPQEDSELLQQLYQVCREMQSRVVELIPRLLDEGLIEELLVVNDDLNNAFLRYDRFDRLNKAQRTATEQQTPARAANLIDLSPVPQSLSQPATTSVAASQPAFSAPSNQRQAANHSAPEEDEFDMFAQTRGSSLADQRKSHYYKPSSPQQPPLM; from the exons AACGAGCCACCAGCGCCGCGCTGCATGCAGAGGACTGGGCCCTTAACATGGAGATATGTGACATCATCAACGAGACCGACGAAGG ACCCAAAGATGCAGTTAGAGCCATAAAGAAGAGGATTGTTGGTAATAAGAGCTTCAGGGAGATCATGTTGGCTCTGACA GTTCTGGAGGCATGTGTAAAGAACTGTGGCCACCGGTTCCATGTTCTAGTGGCGTCCCAGGACTTTGTGGAGGGGGTTCTGGTCCGAGCCATCCTGCCCAAGAACAACCCTCCCACCACCCTGCACGACCGGGTGCTGAGCCTCATACAG gcgTGGGCCGATGCGTTCCGtagctctccctctctgggaggtGTGGTCTGTGTGTACGAGGATCTGAGGAGGCGGGGCCTGGAGTTCCCTATGACCGACCTGGACGCCCTCTCCCCCATCCACACCCCCCTCAGG AGCATTCCAGAGAACGACTCCTCTGTTACAGTGCCAGCTCCACCACCTCAGAGTCAGACTCCCCGTGGCCTTGCTGCCTCGTCCCCTACCCAGGCTGCACTGACTGCCGTGCCCCCGCAACTCAGCGATGgacccatctccatctctcctgaaCAG GCCCAGAAGCTGAGAGTTGACCTGGCTCTGGTCAGGGGGAACCTGACTGTGATGACTGAGATGTTGAACCAGTTGACGCCTGGACAGAGCCCGCAGGAGGACTCGGAGCTACTGCAg CAGTTGTACCAGGTGTGCAGGGAGATGCAGAGCCGTGTGGTGGAGCTGATCCCCAGGCTGCTGGACGAGGGCCTCATAGAGGAGCTGCTGGTCGTCAACGATGACTTAAACAATGCCTTCCTCCGCTACGACAG GTTTGACAGACTCAATAAGGCCCAGAGAACAGCTACAGAGCAG CAGACTCCTGCCAGGGCGGCCAACCTCATTGACCTCAGCCCTGTGCCCCAGTCCCTCAGCCAACCAGCAACCACCTCTGTGGCCGCCAGCCAACCCGCATTCAGCGCTCCCTCCAATCAGAGGCAGGCAGCCAACCACA GTGCACCAGAGGAGGATGAGTTTGACATGTTTGCCCAGACCAGGGGCAGCTCTCTGGCCGATCAGAGGAAGAG ccattattataagccgtcctcccctcagcagcctccactgatgtag
- the LOC115120706 gene encoding target of Myb1 membrane trafficking protein-like isoform X4, with protein MEFLIGSPFSSPVGQRIERATSAALHAEDWALNMEICDIINETDEGPKDAVRAIKKRIVGNKSFREIMLALTVLEACVKNCGHRFHVLVASQDFVEGVLVRAILPKNNPPTTLHDRVLSLIQAWADAFRSSPSLGGVVCVYEDLRRRGLEFPMTDLDALSPIHTPLRSIPENDSSVTVPAPPPQSQTPRGLAASSPTQAALTAVPPQLSDGPISISPEQAQKLRVDLALVRGNLTVMTEMLNQLTPGQSPQEDSELLQQLYQVCREMQSRVVELIPRLLDEGLIEELLVVNDDLNNAFLRYDRFDRLNKAQRTATEQQTPARAANLIDLSPVPQSLSQPATTSVAASQPAFSAPSNQRQAANHTCLCASGAPEEDEFDMFAQTRGSSLADQRKSHYYKPSSPQQPPLM; from the exons AACGAGCCACCAGCGCCGCGCTGCATGCAGAGGACTGGGCCCTTAACATGGAGATATGTGACATCATCAACGAGACCGACGAAGG ACCCAAAGATGCAGTTAGAGCCATAAAGAAGAGGATTGTTGGTAATAAGAGCTTCAGGGAGATCATGTTGGCTCTGACA GTTCTGGAGGCATGTGTAAAGAACTGTGGCCACCGGTTCCATGTTCTAGTGGCGTCCCAGGACTTTGTGGAGGGGGTTCTGGTCCGAGCCATCCTGCCCAAGAACAACCCTCCCACCACCCTGCACGACCGGGTGCTGAGCCTCATACAG gcgTGGGCCGATGCGTTCCGtagctctccctctctgggaggtGTGGTCTGTGTGTACGAGGATCTGAGGAGGCGGGGCCTGGAGTTCCCTATGACCGACCTGGACGCCCTCTCCCCCATCCACACCCCCCTCAGG AGCATTCCAGAGAACGACTCCTCTGTTACAGTGCCAGCTCCACCACCTCAGAGTCAGACTCCCCGTGGCCTTGCTGCCTCGTCCCCTACCCAGGCTGCACTGACTGCCGTGCCCCCGCAACTCAGCGATGgacccatctccatctctcctgaaCAG GCCCAGAAGCTGAGAGTTGACCTGGCTCTGGTCAGGGGGAACCTGACTGTGATGACTGAGATGTTGAACCAGTTGACGCCTGGACAGAGCCCGCAGGAGGACTCGGAGCTACTGCAg CAGTTGTACCAGGTGTGCAGGGAGATGCAGAGCCGTGTGGTGGAGCTGATCCCCAGGCTGCTGGACGAGGGCCTCATAGAGGAGCTGCTGGTCGTCAACGATGACTTAAACAATGCCTTCCTCCGCTACGACAG GTTTGACAGACTCAATAAGGCCCAGAGAACAGCTACAGAGCAG CAGACTCCTGCCAGGGCGGCCAACCTCATTGACCTCAGCCCTGTGCCCCAGTCCCTCAGCCAACCAGCAACCACCTCTGTGGCCGCCAGCCAACCCGCATTCAGCGCTCCCTCCAATCAGAGGCAGGCAGCCAACCACA CCTGTCTCTGTGCGTCAGGTGCACCAGAGGAGGATGAGTTTGACATGTTTGCCCAGACCAGGGGCAGCTCTCTGGCCGATCAGAGGAAGAG ccattattataagccgtcctcccctcagcagcctccactgatgtag